The genomic window AAGGCCGCCGGGGGAGAAGTGATGGCGCCACGCCATCCACAGGCCGGACAGCAGCAGGAATCCGAAGAAATCGAGATTGAACTGGCCCGGCCAGGTCATCTGCGCCATGTCGCCGAAAAATATCTGAAACAGGCCCATGCCGTGATTCATGATCACGACCAGAGTGTAGGCGGCCAGGATCAGCCAGAAGCCGATCAGAAAGAGCCGGAAAGCTGTCATTTTATCCCCCAATCCTCATCCCGCACTGCGGTGCGGTTGTTTAGGTACCCTACCAGCGGAAGGGGAGCAGACAATTACCTCGCGGGTAATGTCTGGTTCGGGCCTAAGTGTCAGTGCTCGCCAAGCACCTTCCACAGGCTTGTGGACTGACAGATCAATTCGTCGCCCACAAAAAAGTCTGCAGCGCAGAACACGACTGCCCGTGTCTTGCGGGTCAGGCGTGTGTGACCCACCACAAGATCGCCTTGCCTGGCCGTGCCCGTAAAACTCGTCTGCATGCTGAGGGTCACACAGGGCCTGCGTTTGCTGGCATTCCAGGCTGTGCCGCCAACAATGGCATCCGCGAATGTCATGACCATGCCCGGATGCAGCTTGCCCTCCGCATCCACATGGCGGTCGTCTACCACGAAGGCTTCCTTGCGCACGATGCCGTCATTCTCCGCCACTTCACTGTAGAGCGGCCCAACAAAGGCCTCGAATGGATCACGCAGCTCCATGGGCTTGTACCCCTCCAGGTCCTGATCTGGACGCGGACAGGGAAGGGCCGGGCGTTCATTGTCTCCCTTGAGGGCGTCGCGTGCTTCAGTCATGGCGCACCACCTTGTAGACGCCGGTCGCTGCCATGAGCATGCGCGGCGCGTTTTCGCCGTCAGCTTGCGCCCGGACATCACACGACAGGAAGACAACACTGCGCGTCCGGCGCGTGATGAGTGCCGTCGCCGTGACCAGGTCGCCCAGCTTGCCGGGTCCTGTGAAATCGCAATTGACTGACAAGGCTTCCACAGCCCCGTCGGCAGCGGCACGCGCGGCACCGGCCAGAACAATGGAGGCAAACGACATCATCATGCCGCCATGCAGCATGTCGGCCCCGTTGAGATGCTGCTGGTCAATGGTAAAGCTCAACGTGAATGCGTCGTCCGTGCCGTTGACGCGGGTGACCGGGCCAACATAGGCCTCAAAGCCGCGTGACTGAGGGCTCGTCGATGAAGATGTCATGAGTATGAGTGCCTGCGCGAGTGCGGGGATAAATGATTTCGCGCTCTATGTAGCCGCGCATTGGCCGGGTTAAAAGGGGGCATGCACCAGCACGCCCAGACACTTGCCATTCGTACACCCGGCTCTGGCCTTTTCGACATCACGTCAAAGGTCAAAGCGGTGGTTTCTCAGTCGGCCATCACAAATGGGCTGGCGACACTCTTCATCCGCCACACGTCCGCCTCCCTGACCATTCAGGAAAATGCGGACCCGGATGTGCTGGTCGATCTGAAGGATTTCTTTGAACG from Candidatus Phaeomarinobacter ectocarpi includes these protein-coding regions:
- a CDS encoding PaaI family thioesterase, which gives rise to MTEARDALKGDNERPALPCPRPDQDLEGYKPMELRDPFEAFVGPLYSEVAENDGIVRKEAFVVDDRHVDAEGKLHPGMVMTFADAIVGGTAWNASKRRPCVTLSMQTSFTGTARQGDLVVGHTRLTRKTRAVVFCAADFFVGDELICQSTSLWKVLGEH
- a CDS encoding PaaI family thioesterase encodes the protein MTSSSTSPQSRGFEAYVGPVTRVNGTDDAFTLSFTIDQQHLNGADMLHGGMMMSFASIVLAGAARAAADGAVEALSVNCDFTGPGKLGDLVTATALITRRTRSVVFLSCDVRAQADGENAPRMLMAATGVYKVVRHD